A window of the Streptomyces finlayi genome harbors these coding sequences:
- a CDS encoding NCS1 family nucleobase:cation symporter-1, which yields MTSTVPPAPENDRIPDRIPDRTPDASGRVGLAPGSVPDDPRFVNDDLLPVPLEQRRWTTYNFAALWVGMAHNIPSWLLASGLVALGMDWKQAVFTIALANVIVLAPMLLTGHAGPKYGIPFPVLARASFGLRGANLPALIRAAVACAWFGIQTWIGGVGIFTLLGKIFGGWADASRIGGQPWTLWLCFALFWALELAIIYRGMDTLRRFENWAAPFVIVGAVVLLVWIAVKAGGFGPLLDQPSELGWGKEFWPVFFPSLMGMIAFWSTLSLNIPDFTRFGAGQRAQLWGQSLGLPTTMTFFALLSVFVTSGSQAVYGAPIWDPVQLVAKTDNVFGLLFGLITVLIATISVNIAANVVSPAYDLANLAPKFISFRTGALITGIIGVLIMPWKLTETPELYIFTWLGLVGGMLGTVAGILIADYWIIRRTVLDLADLYRPGGRYWYTHGWNWRAVAAFAVGGVLAVGGSHSAPGKGPFPAEGLIPFLKPLADYGWAVGLASSLVLYTLLGLGLRPERESGPAVR from the coding sequence ATGACATCGACCGTCCCACCCGCCCCGGAAAACGACCGGATACCCGACCGGATACCCGACCGGACGCCCGACGCGTCGGGCCGCGTCGGGCTGGCCCCCGGCTCCGTCCCCGACGACCCCCGCTTCGTCAACGACGACCTGCTGCCCGTCCCGCTCGAACAGCGTCGCTGGACGACGTACAACTTCGCCGCGCTCTGGGTCGGCATGGCGCACAACATCCCGTCCTGGCTGCTCGCTTCCGGGCTCGTCGCCCTCGGCATGGACTGGAAGCAGGCCGTCTTCACGATCGCCCTGGCCAACGTGATCGTGCTCGCCCCGATGCTGCTCACCGGTCACGCGGGGCCCAAGTACGGCATTCCCTTCCCCGTCCTGGCACGCGCGTCGTTCGGGCTGCGCGGCGCCAATCTGCCCGCTCTGATCCGGGCAGCCGTCGCCTGTGCCTGGTTCGGCATCCAGACCTGGATCGGCGGCGTCGGCATCTTCACGCTGCTCGGCAAGATTTTCGGCGGCTGGGCGGACGCCTCCCGGATCGGCGGCCAGCCCTGGACGCTCTGGCTCTGCTTCGCGCTCTTCTGGGCGCTCGAACTCGCCATCATCTACCGGGGGATGGACACCCTGCGGCGCTTCGAGAACTGGGCCGCGCCCTTCGTCATCGTCGGCGCGGTGGTCCTGCTGGTGTGGATCGCCGTCAAGGCGGGCGGCTTCGGCCCGTTGCTGGACCAGCCGTCGGAACTCGGCTGGGGCAAGGAGTTCTGGCCGGTCTTCTTCCCCTCGCTGATGGGCATGATCGCGTTCTGGTCGACGCTGTCGCTGAACATCCCCGACTTCACCCGCTTCGGTGCGGGCCAACGCGCCCAGCTCTGGGGGCAGTCGCTCGGACTGCCGACGACCATGACCTTCTTCGCGCTGCTGTCCGTCTTCGTGACCTCGGGCTCGCAGGCGGTCTACGGGGCGCCGATCTGGGACCCGGTCCAGCTCGTCGCCAAGACCGACAACGTCTTCGGACTGCTCTTCGGGCTGATCACCGTCCTGATCGCGACGATCTCGGTCAACATCGCGGCGAACGTCGTGTCGCCCGCGTACGACCTGGCGAATCTGGCACCGAAGTTCATCAGCTTCCGCACGGGCGCGCTGATCACCGGGATCATCGGCGTTCTGATCATGCCGTGGAAGCTGACCGAGACCCCCGAGCTGTACATCTTCACCTGGCTCGGCCTGGTCGGTGGAATGCTCGGCACGGTGGCCGGCATCCTGATCGCCGACTACTGGATCATCCGCCGCACCGTCCTGGACCTGGCCGACCTGTACCGTCCGGGTGGCCGCTACTGGTACACCCACGGCTGGAACTGGCGCGCGGTCGCCGCCTTCGCCGTGGGCGGGGTCCTCGCGGTGGGCGGCTCCCACTCGGCGCCCGGCAAGGGGCCCTTCCCCGCCGAGGGGCTGATCCCGTTCCTGAAACCCCTCGCGGACTACGGCTGGGCCGTCGGGCTGGCCTCCTCGCTGGTGCTCTACACCCTCCTGGGGCTCGGTCTCAGACCGGAGCGGGAGTCCGGCCCGGCAGTGCGGTGA
- a CDS encoding TIGR03842 family LLM class F420-dependent oxidoreductase — MDFGLVLQTDPPASAVIGLMRRAERNGFRYGWTFDSTVLWQEPFVIYSRILEHTERLIVGPMVTNPSTRTWEVTASTFATLNEMYGNRTVCGIGRGDSAMRVAGRRPNTLARLGESIDVIRDLAEGREALVDGQPVRIPWVKDGRLPVWMGAYGPKALALAGQKADGFILQLADPYLTEWMVKAVRQSAAEAGRDPDSITVCVAAPAYVSDDLDHAREQCRWFGGMVGNHVADLVARYGEHSGLVPEALTEYIAGRSGYDYSHHGRTGNPDTAFVPDEIVDRFCLLGPAEAHIEKLRVLRDLGVDQFAVYDMHDAREATIDAYGSEIIPVLSG; from the coding sequence ATGGACTTCGGACTCGTCCTCCAGACGGACCCGCCCGCATCGGCCGTCATCGGACTCATGCGCCGCGCGGAACGCAACGGCTTCCGCTACGGCTGGACCTTCGACTCGACGGTGCTCTGGCAGGAACCCTTCGTCATCTACAGCCGGATCCTGGAACACACCGAGCGGCTGATCGTCGGCCCGATGGTCACCAACCCCTCCACCCGCACGTGGGAGGTCACCGCCTCCACCTTCGCCACCCTCAACGAGATGTACGGCAACCGGACCGTGTGCGGCATCGGACGCGGTGACTCCGCGATGCGGGTCGCCGGACGCAGACCCAACACCCTGGCCCGCCTGGGCGAGTCGATCGACGTCATCCGCGACCTGGCCGAGGGGCGTGAGGCCCTCGTCGACGGGCAGCCTGTCCGGATCCCCTGGGTGAAGGACGGACGGCTGCCGGTCTGGATGGGCGCGTACGGCCCCAAGGCCCTCGCGCTGGCCGGCCAGAAGGCCGACGGGTTCATCCTCCAGCTCGCCGACCCGTACCTCACCGAGTGGATGGTCAAGGCGGTACGCCAGTCGGCGGCCGAGGCCGGCCGGGACCCGGACTCCATCACCGTCTGCGTGGCGGCCCCCGCCTATGTGAGCGACGACCTGGACCACGCACGCGAGCAGTGCCGCTGGTTCGGCGGAATGGTCGGCAACCACGTCGCCGACCTCGTCGCACGGTACGGCGAGCACTCGGGGCTCGTGCCCGAAGCGCTCACGGAGTACATCGCCGGCCGGTCCGGATACGACTACAGCCACCACGGCCGTACGGGGAACCCGGACACCGCCTTCGTGCCCGACGAGATCGTCGACCGCTTCTGCCTGCTGGGCCCGGCCGAGGCGCACATCGAGAAGCTGCGGGTCCTGCGGGACCTGGGCGTCGACCAGTTCGCCGTCTACGACATGCACGACGCGCGCGAGGCGACCATCGACGCGTACGGCTCCGAGATCATCCCCGTCCTGTCCGGCTGA
- the hydA gene encoding dihydropyrimidinase produces the protein MSRTVIHGGLVITASDEIHADVLIEGGRVAALAAHGTEAADSWTADRTIDATGKYVIPGGVDAHTHMEMPFGGTFAADTFETGTRAAAWGGTTTIIDFAVQSVGGSLRGGLDAWYAKADGNCAIDYAFHMILADVNESSLMEMDLLVSEGITSFKLFMAYPGVFYSDDGQILRAMQRAENNGGLIMMHAENGIAIDVLVAQALAEGRTDPRYHGDVRKVALEAEATHRAIQLARVAGAPLYVVHVSADEAVAEIAAARHKGLPVFGETCPQYLFLSTDNLAEPGFEGAKYVCSTPLRPREHQAALWRGLRNNELQVVSTDHCPFCFSGQKEMGRGDFSRIPNGMPGVENRMDLLHQAVVDGHLTRRRWIEIACASPARMFGLYPKKGTIAPGADADIVIYDPHATQTISAETHHMNVDYSAYEGRQLTGQVETVLSRGEPVIEGRTFTGHAGHGMYTPRATCQYLD, from the coding sequence ATGAGCCGCACCGTCATTCACGGCGGCCTCGTCATCACCGCGTCCGACGAAATCCACGCCGACGTGCTCATCGAGGGCGGGCGCGTCGCCGCTCTCGCCGCCCACGGCACCGAAGCCGCCGACAGCTGGACCGCGGACAGGACGATCGACGCCACCGGGAAGTACGTCATCCCGGGCGGGGTCGACGCGCACACGCACATGGAGATGCCGTTCGGCGGCACGTTCGCCGCGGACACCTTCGAGACCGGCACCCGGGCCGCGGCCTGGGGCGGCACCACCACGATCATCGACTTCGCCGTCCAGAGCGTGGGCGGCAGCCTGCGCGGCGGGCTCGACGCCTGGTACGCGAAGGCCGACGGCAACTGCGCCATCGACTACGCCTTCCACATGATCCTGGCCGATGTGAACGAGTCCTCGCTCATGGAGATGGACCTTCTCGTATCGGAGGGCATCACCTCGTTCAAGCTGTTCATGGCCTACCCCGGCGTCTTCTACAGCGACGACGGTCAGATCCTGCGCGCCATGCAACGGGCCGAGAACAACGGCGGCCTGATCATGATGCACGCCGAGAACGGCATCGCGATCGACGTCCTCGTCGCACAGGCGCTGGCCGAGGGCCGCACCGATCCGCGCTACCACGGAGACGTACGCAAGGTCGCGCTGGAGGCCGAGGCGACGCACCGGGCCATCCAGCTCGCCCGGGTCGCGGGAGCGCCGCTGTACGTCGTCCACGTCTCCGCCGACGAGGCCGTCGCCGAGATCGCCGCCGCGCGCCACAAGGGGCTCCCGGTCTTCGGCGAGACCTGCCCGCAGTATCTGTTCCTCTCCACGGACAACCTCGCAGAGCCCGGTTTCGAGGGAGCCAAGTACGTCTGCTCGACCCCGCTGCGGCCCAGGGAACACCAGGCGGCACTCTGGCGCGGTCTCAGGAACAACGAACTCCAGGTCGTCTCCACCGACCACTGCCCGTTCTGCTTCTCCGGCCAGAAGGAGATGGGCCGCGGCGACTTCTCCAGGATCCCCAACGGCATGCCCGGCGTGGAGAACCGGATGGACCTCCTGCACCAGGCGGTCGTGGACGGCCACCTCACCCGGCGCCGCTGGATCGAGATCGCCTGCGCCTCACCGGCCCGGATGTTCGGCCTCTACCCGAAGAAGGGCACCATCGCCCCGGGCGCCGACGCGGACATCGTCATCTACGACCCGCACGCCACGCAGACCATCTCCGCCGAGACCCACCACATGAACGTCGACTACTCGGCGTACGAGGGAAGGCAGCTCACCGGTCAGGTGGAGACCGTGCTCTCGCGCGGCGAACCCGTCATCGAGGGGCGGACGTTCACCGGCCACGCCGGGCACGGTATGTACACCCCCCGCGCCACGTGTCAGTACCTGGACTAG
- a CDS encoding response regulator, which translates to MSQDTVRVLIVDDQALMRAGFRALLDAEEDIEVVGEAADGRQGVELARRHIPDVALIDVQMPVMTGIEATREIGADPRLAGVHVVILTNYGLDEYVFDALRAGAAGFLLKDTEPAELLRAIKVAARGDALLSPAITRRLIGEFVARPPDRATAPGLEILTRREREVTALAARGLSNEEIAAHMVLSPFTAKTHISRAMIKLGARDRAQLVVFAYEAGLVEPRRR; encoded by the coding sequence ATGAGCCAGGACACGGTCCGCGTGCTGATCGTCGACGACCAGGCCCTGATGCGGGCGGGATTCCGGGCCCTGCTGGACGCCGAGGAGGACATCGAAGTCGTCGGAGAGGCCGCCGACGGCCGTCAGGGCGTGGAACTCGCCCGCCGCCACATCCCGGACGTCGCGCTGATCGACGTACAGATGCCCGTGATGACCGGCATCGAGGCCACCCGCGAGATCGGCGCCGACCCCCGGCTGGCCGGGGTGCACGTCGTGATCCTCACCAATTATGGCCTCGACGAGTACGTCTTCGACGCCCTGCGCGCGGGCGCCGCCGGATTCCTCCTGAAGGACACCGAACCCGCCGAGCTCCTCCGGGCCATCAAGGTCGCCGCGCGCGGCGACGCCCTCCTCTCGCCCGCCATCACCCGTCGGCTGATCGGCGAGTTCGTCGCCAGACCCCCCGACCGCGCCACCGCCCCCGGTCTGGAGATCCTCACCCGGCGGGAGCGCGAGGTCACCGCACTGGCGGCCCGCGGACTGAGCAACGAGGAGATCGCCGCCCATATGGTGCTCAGCCCGTTCACCGCCAAGACCCACATCAGCCGGGCCATGATCAAGCTCGGCGCCCGGGACCGGGCCCAACTGGTCGTGTTCGCGTACGAGGCCGGGCTCGTCGAACCCCGTCGCAGATGA
- a CDS encoding amidase: MPSADTSGLAESARRLADGLTTSAELVAASLDRIEATQSTLNAFRHLRPEAALAEAAEADRRLATGERLPLLGVPVAVKDDTDVAGMPTYFGCEGERTPAAADSEAVRRLRAAGAVVVGKTNSCELGQWGFTEGPAFGATRNPWNTAHTPGGSSGGSAAAVAAGLVPAALGSDGAGSVRIPAAWTHLVGIKPQRGRISVHPHSDAFQGLTVNGPLARTVADAALLLDAVAGAHPDDPHRPPTVGASAAARRDPGTLRIAVAFRPALTLTYTAPHPDVRRAVSALAETLARLGHHVEEARPRYGLIGLSFVPRATAGIAELAALHPEPELLDPRTRSALRTGTRLGGRAVRAARAREVRQHRRIGALFDASGFDVLLTPTTAAPPPRIGAFDGLSAWRTDVAMAAACPYAWPWNVLGWPGISVPAGFTGDGLPIGAQLLGPSRSEERLISLAAQLEADRRWFEHRPPAPHGPGLRKGDGR, encoded by the coding sequence ATGCCCTCAGCAGACACGAGCGGCCTGGCGGAGAGTGCACGCCGTCTCGCGGACGGTCTGACCACGTCGGCCGAACTGGTCGCCGCGTCACTCGACCGCATCGAGGCGACGCAGTCCACTCTCAACGCCTTCCGGCACCTGCGTCCCGAGGCCGCGCTCGCCGAGGCGGCGGAAGCCGACCGCAGACTCGCGACGGGGGAGCGACTGCCGCTGCTCGGCGTGCCGGTCGCGGTCAAGGACGACACCGATGTCGCGGGTATGCCCACCTACTTCGGCTGCGAGGGCGAGCGGACACCGGCCGCAGCCGACAGCGAGGCGGTGCGCAGGCTGCGCGCGGCCGGGGCCGTCGTCGTCGGCAAGACGAACTCCTGCGAGCTGGGCCAGTGGGGGTTCACCGAGGGGCCCGCCTTCGGCGCCACCCGTAACCCCTGGAACACCGCGCACACGCCGGGCGGCTCGTCCGGCGGATCCGCGGCGGCCGTCGCCGCCGGCCTCGTCCCCGCCGCGCTCGGCTCGGACGGCGCCGGTTCCGTCCGTATCCCCGCCGCCTGGACCCACCTCGTCGGCATCAAACCGCAACGCGGCCGGATCTCCGTACACCCGCACAGCGACGCCTTCCAGGGGCTCACCGTCAACGGCCCCCTGGCCCGCACCGTCGCCGACGCCGCTCTCCTGCTGGACGCCGTCGCCGGAGCCCACCCCGACGACCCGCACCGCCCGCCCACCGTCGGCGCGTCGGCCGCCGCCCGCCGCGACCCGGGCACCCTGCGGATCGCCGTCGCCTTCCGCCCCGCGCTCACCCTCACGTACACGGCGCCCCATCCCGACGTCCGCCGGGCCGTCTCCGCGCTCGCCGAGACGCTGGCCCGCCTGGGCCACCACGTGGAGGAGGCCCGCCCCCGCTACGGGCTGATCGGCCTCTCCTTCGTCCCCCGCGCCACCGCCGGGATCGCCGAACTCGCCGCACTCCACCCCGAACCCGAGCTCCTCGACCCGCGCACGCGCAGCGCCCTGCGCACCGGTACCCGCCTCGGCGGGCGGGCGGTGCGGGCGGCCAGGGCCCGAGAAGTGCGCCAGCACCGGCGGATCGGCGCGCTCTTCGACGCGTCCGGCTTCGATGTACTGCTCACCCCGACGACCGCCGCGCCGCCACCCCGCATCGGTGCGTTCGACGGCCTGAGCGCCTGGCGCACCGATGTCGCCATGGCGGCGGCCTGCCCCTACGCCTGGCCGTGGAACGTCCTCGGCTGGCCCGGAATCAGCGTGCCGGCCGGCTTCACCGGTGACGGCCTCCCGATCGGCGCCCAACTGCTGGGCCCCTCCCGCAGCGAGGAGAGGCTCATCTCCCTCGCCGCCCAACTGGAGGCGGACCGCCGCTGGTTCGAGCACCGGCCACCGGCCCCGCACGGGCCCGGGCTCAGGAAGGGCGACGGGCGCTGA
- a CDS encoding class I SAM-dependent methyltransferase: MTVAAAWNGPLGAHWADDSERYDAMLSAFDGPLIDAAALEAGDRVLDIGCGSGAMSRMAARRTVRGRVVGVDISAPLLDRARALTDSRQYPSVEYELGDAEVHPFLPGGYDVAISRGGVMFFADHIAAFTNIAGALRPGARLALVCPQPAPPEGEERKALGLLASLLGRDHPVEGAVASAMASLSAPERIHQVLAAAGFEEIRTTPVVAATHWGKDAADALDFFVSRTPGTTVPDEVRAAMLDVLLPYETPGGVLLRAGVWVVSARRPS; the protein is encoded by the coding sequence ATGACCGTCGCCGCAGCATGGAACGGCCCTCTCGGTGCGCACTGGGCCGACGATTCCGAGCGCTACGACGCGATGCTGTCCGCGTTCGACGGGCCGCTCATCGACGCCGCCGCCCTGGAGGCCGGGGACCGGGTGCTCGACATCGGATGCGGCAGCGGCGCCATGAGCCGGATGGCCGCCCGACGCACCGTGCGGGGCCGGGTCGTCGGCGTCGACATCTCGGCACCGCTGCTCGACAGGGCCCGGGCCCTGACCGACTCCCGGCAGTACCCCTCTGTGGAGTACGAGTTGGGGGACGCCGAGGTGCATCCGTTCCTGCCCGGCGGCTACGACGTGGCGATCAGCCGGGGCGGGGTGATGTTCTTCGCCGACCACATCGCCGCGTTCACCAACATCGCGGGGGCTCTGCGCCCCGGCGCGCGGCTGGCCCTGGTCTGTCCGCAGCCCGCACCGCCGGAGGGCGAGGAGCGCAAAGCGCTCGGTCTGCTGGCCTCACTGCTCGGCCGTGATCATCCGGTCGAGGGGGCGGTGGCGTCGGCCATGGCGTCCCTCTCCGCGCCGGAACGCATCCATCAGGTGCTGGCGGCGGCCGGTTTCGAGGAGATCCGGACCACCCCGGTCGTGGCCGCCACCCACTGGGGGAAAGACGCTGCGGACGCGCTCGACTTCTTCGTCTCGCGCACGCCCGGGACGACGGTGCCGGACGAGGTACGCGCCGCGATGCTGGACGTCCTGCTGCCGTACGAGACACCCGGGGGTGTGCTGTTGCGGGCGGGGGTGTGGGTGGTCAGCGCCCGTCGCCCTTCCTGA
- a CDS encoding NADP-dependent isocitrate dehydrogenase, producing MTDSTIIYTHTDEAPALATYSFLPVVEAYASTAGVTVESRDISLAGRIIASFPERLEAGQRIDDALAELGELARTPGANIIKLPNVSASIPQLKAAIAELQAQGYALPDYPDDAKSDEDKDVRARYDKIKGSAVNPVLREGNSDRRAPASVKNYAKAHPHRMGAWSADSKTNVATMGVDDFRSTEKSVVVSEPGTLRIELVGDDGTTTVLRESVPVLAGEIIDAAVMRQAALREFFTEQIARAKAEGVLFSVHLKATMMKVSDPIIFGHVVRAFFPKTFAKYGEVLVAAGLTPNDGLGGILKGLGSVPQLGDEIKASFEAELAEGPALAMVDSDKGITNLHVPSDVIVDASMPAMIRTSGHMWGPDGQEADTLAVLPDSSYAGVYQVVLDDCRANGAFDPSTMGSVSNVGLMAQKAEEYGSHDKTFEVPTTGTVRVLDADGNAVLEQAVGAGDIFRMCQAKDLPIQDWVKLAVTRARATGNPAVFWLDETRAHDAKLIEKVRTYLADHDTDGLRIEIMSPVEATAFSLERIRRGEDTISVTGNVLRDYLTDLFPILELGTSAKMLSVVPLMNGGGLFETGAGGSAPKHVQQLVKENYLRWDSLGEFFALAASFEFLATSTGNARAQVLADTLDRATGTFLNEDKSPSRKLGGIDNRGSHFYLALYWAQELAAQSDDAKLAEAFAPLAKTLAEQERTIVDELIAVQGSPVDIGGYYQPDPAKAAAVMRPSATFNQAIATLG from the coding sequence GTGACTGACTCGACCATCATCTATACGCACACCGACGAGGCCCCTGCCCTGGCGACGTACTCGTTCCTGCCCGTCGTCGAGGCGTACGCCTCGACGGCCGGTGTCACGGTGGAAAGCCGTGACATCTCCCTGGCGGGCCGGATCATCGCCAGTTTCCCGGAGCGCCTCGAAGCCGGCCAGCGTATCGATGACGCACTCGCCGAGCTCGGCGAGCTGGCCAGGACTCCCGGCGCCAACATCATCAAGCTGCCGAACGTCTCGGCCTCGATCCCGCAGCTCAAGGCCGCGATCGCCGAGCTGCAGGCCCAGGGCTACGCGCTTCCGGACTACCCGGACGACGCGAAGAGCGACGAGGACAAGGACGTCCGGGCGCGCTACGACAAGATCAAGGGCAGCGCGGTCAACCCCGTCCTGCGCGAGGGCAACTCCGACCGCCGCGCCCCCGCGTCGGTCAAGAACTACGCCAAGGCGCACCCGCACCGCATGGGCGCCTGGTCGGCCGACTCGAAGACGAACGTCGCCACCATGGGCGTGGACGACTTCCGGTCCACCGAGAAGTCCGTCGTCGTCTCCGAGCCCGGCACCCTGCGCATCGAGCTCGTCGGTGACGACGGCACCACCACCGTCCTGCGCGAGTCGGTACCCGTCCTCGCGGGCGAGATCATCGACGCCGCCGTCATGCGCCAGGCGGCGCTGCGCGAGTTCTTCACCGAGCAGATCGCGCGTGCCAAGGCCGAGGGCGTCCTCTTCTCGGTGCACCTCAAGGCCACCATGATGAAGGTCTCCGACCCGATCATCTTCGGTCACGTGGTCCGCGCCTTCTTCCCGAAGACGTTCGCCAAGTACGGCGAGGTCCTCGTCGCGGCCGGCCTGACCCCGAACGACGGTCTCGGCGGCATCCTCAAGGGCCTCGGCTCGGTGCCCCAGCTGGGCGACGAGATCAAGGCGTCCTTCGAGGCAGAGCTCGCCGAGGGCCCCGCCCTGGCGATGGTCGACTCCGACAAGGGCATCACCAACCTGCACGTCCCCAGCGACGTCATCGTCGACGCCTCCATGCCGGCCATGATCCGCACCTCCGGCCACATGTGGGGCCCGGACGGCCAGGAGGCCGACACCCTCGCCGTCCTCCCGGACAGCAGCTACGCGGGCGTCTACCAGGTCGTGCTCGACGACTGCCGTGCGAACGGTGCCTTCGACCCGTCCACGATGGGCTCGGTCTCCAACGTCGGTCTCATGGCGCAGAAGGCCGAGGAGTACGGCAGCCACGACAAGACCTTCGAGGTCCCCACCACGGGCACGGTGCGGGTCCTCGACGCCGACGGCAACGCCGTGCTGGAGCAGGCTGTGGGCGCCGGTGACATCTTCCGGATGTGCCAGGCCAAGGACCTGCCGATCCAGGACTGGGTCAAGCTCGCCGTCACCCGCGCCCGCGCGACCGGCAACCCGGCCGTGTTCTGGCTCGACGAGACCCGCGCGCACGACGCGAAGCTCATCGAGAAGGTCAGGACGTACCTGGCCGACCACGACACCGACGGTCTGCGGATCGAGATCATGTCGCCGGTGGAGGCCACCGCCTTCTCCCTGGAGCGCATCCGCCGCGGCGAGGACACCATCTCCGTCACGGGCAACGTGCTCCGTGACTACCTCACCGACCTGTTCCCGATCCTCGAGCTCGGCACGAGCGCGAAGATGCTCTCCGTCGTCCCGCTCATGAACGGTGGCGGTCTGTTCGAGACGGGCGCCGGTGGCTCCGCCCCGAAGCACGTCCAGCAGCTCGTCAAGGAGAACTACCTGCGCTGGGACAGCCTGGGCGAGTTCTTCGCCCTCGCGGCCAGCTTCGAGTTCCTCGCGACGAGCACGGGCAACGCGCGCGCCCAGGTCCTCGCCGACACGCTGGACCGTGCGACCGGCACGTTCCTCAACGAGGACAAGTCGCCGAGCCGCAAGCTCGGTGGCATCGACAACCGCGGCAGCCACTTCTACCTGGCGCTCTACTGGGCCCAGGAGCTGGCGGCGCAGAGCGACGACGCCAAGCTCGCCGAGGCCTTCGCGCCGCTCGCCAAGACGCTGGCCGAGCAGGAGCGGACCATCGTCGACGAGCTGATCGCCGTCCAGGGCTCGCCGGTCGACATCGGCGGCTACTACCAGCCCGACCCGGCCAAGGCCGCGGCCGTGATGCGTCCGTCGGCCACGTTCAACCAGGCCATCGCCACGCTCGGCTGA
- a CDS encoding carboxymuconolactone decarboxylase family protein encodes MTGHFRYTSPQPPKSATGVVADVYAQLATDFGIERASTFVVLSASPPLLTATWALVRESLLAGHVSRTEKEVVAAGVSLANRCAFCVVAHTVLLHATGDHRLAETIGGGGTPDAPGHRELLAWGKDMSIPQPFPAGHAPEHIGTALAFHFVNRVVSSLLTEDMLPGGAQKYRLVRSAAGRSLARTVRRELRQGASLALLETEGAEPAWAAGSPVGTAFGALRTAAHLGAGLLSDEDAAFVRESVAGWDGVTALPLNSAELPGRVERPGARLALLAARAPYRITDEDVAAWRVPPFTDHCLVHLIAFGAFCAVERIEANLPTHSKELA; translated from the coding sequence ATGACCGGACACTTCCGATACACCTCGCCCCAGCCGCCCAAGTCCGCGACCGGAGTCGTCGCGGACGTCTACGCCCAGTTGGCCACCGACTTCGGGATCGAACGCGCCTCGACCTTCGTCGTCCTGTCGGCGTCACCGCCCCTGCTCACCGCGACCTGGGCGCTGGTACGTGAATCCCTGCTGGCCGGACACGTCTCCCGTACGGAGAAGGAGGTGGTCGCGGCCGGGGTGTCGCTGGCCAACCGGTGTGCGTTCTGCGTGGTCGCGCACACCGTGCTGCTGCACGCGACGGGTGACCACCGGCTGGCCGAGACGATCGGCGGCGGCGGGACGCCCGACGCCCCCGGCCACCGCGAACTGCTCGCCTGGGGGAAGGACATGAGCATCCCGCAGCCCTTTCCCGCGGGGCACGCGCCGGAGCACATCGGGACAGCGCTCGCGTTCCACTTCGTCAACCGCGTCGTGTCGTCGCTGCTGACCGAGGACATGCTGCCCGGAGGTGCTCAGAAGTACCGGCTGGTGCGGAGCGCCGCGGGCCGTTCCCTGGCCCGCACCGTCCGTCGGGAGCTGCGGCAGGGCGCGAGCCTCGCGCTGCTCGAAACGGAAGGCGCGGAGCCCGCCTGGGCCGCGGGCAGCCCGGTGGGGACGGCCTTCGGGGCGCTGCGGACGGCCGCGCACCTGGGTGCGGGCCTGCTGAGCGACGAGGACGCCGCGTTCGTACGGGAGTCGGTGGCCGGCTGGGACGGTGTCACCGCCTTGCCGCTCAACAGCGCGGAGTTGCCGGGCCGGGTGGAGCGGCCCGGCGCCCGGCTCGCGCTGCTCGCCGCCCGGGCCCCCTACCGGATCACCGATGAGGACGTGGCGGCCTGGCGCGTGCCGCCGTTCACCGATCACTGCCTCGTCCATCTGATCGCGTTCGGCGCGTTCTGTGCCGTCGAGCGCATCGAAGCGAATCTGCCGACTCACTCCAAGGAGCTCGCATGA